In Drechmeria coniospora strain ARSEF 6962 chromosome 03, whole genome shotgun sequence, the DNA window CTCAAGGCCTTTCTCGACATCGAGGGCGTCCCTCTGTCCCACGTCAGCGTACGTCGACGCAcccgccccctcccctccccccccgccgATCGAGGTCGGCCGCGGTGCCTGCGGGGGATTCTCGGACGCTGACGCGAAGCGACGTTCTCGCACGACAGCCCCACGGCGCCCTGTACGGCGTCATGTGCCGGGACAGGGTCACCTGCGAGGCCGTCTGCCGCGCCGCCCGCCACTTCACgggccccgacggcgccgcgccCGTGCCCATgatcggcgccgccggcacgcTCATGGAGACGGTCTGCGCCGAGATGGGCATCCCCTTCATCCAGGAGATCATTGCCGATCTCGAGTACGACGAGAACGGGGACTGCATCATCTCGCGGAcgcacgacgccgtcgacctcgacggcctgcgcGCGAGGCTCGGCTGCgccctcggcaccggcatgaTCGAGAGcaaggagaagaagcagaTGGTGGACCTGAAGCTCGGCCGCGCGCCCCTCAGCCTGTGCATCCACAGCGACACGCCCGAcgcgacggcggtggcggccgcgacgaggcgcgccgtcgacggcttcaaCGAGGAGACGTTCCCCTGAAGCACGGGCGCGCCGACGATGTGACGATGAAGAtggcaggccgacgaggcgtcgTGGGTGCGCACCACGTCCTCGCGCGGGGGCAGGGACATGttgctggctggctggctatTGCCTCCGAGGGCGTGCACGTTATGATGATGATTAATTGACGCAGCATGGCCATTGCATCTGGCCACTTCCCGCTTCCTCTTGGCATGTTCATTTCTCATCTCGACGCATCCATTGTCGTCATTGCTCGAGGGCAGACCACGGCACGACGAAAGGGGTGGGCGCGGACGGTCGAAGCATGGCCGCGTCCATTCCTCTCGCGCCCGGTCGAGGCTTCGTGTCGGCAGAGGACACCTAGAGAAAGGGAGAAAAAATGGCACCGACCAAATGGCACGACCAAATGGCACCGACCAAATGGCACCGACCAAATGGCACCGACCTCACGGTCGAGCCATTTCTATGCTTCCAAGGGAACTGGCGGTCTGGACGCTCGAAAGTCTGCGCCGGCATGAGACGAACCCTGCTCCGGGCTAGGCGCTGAATCAGCCTCGGCGAAGGATGGACAACCAACGAGGCTCGTTTCTACGACGCACCTGCACTCGCGCGCGCTCGCTTACACCTACTCGCGGCACGTAGACGAGCGCACGAACCAGCTTCGACTTTTTCCTTGCGACCGCCcctctccgcctccgccctGGCTCCCTTCCGGCTGCTCGCCGGCCCCCCTCCGGCCCCCTGCTCCCGCATCTTCCCCGCGACGGCTTCTGAAAAGGGCCAAGTTCGTGCAAGGGAAGAGGAAGGGAAGAGGCGCGCTTGAAGCCGTCGAGATTGGCCACGCGTACGAGTAAGGGAAGCTGACGGGTATCCTGCGTCTGTCCTCGCGCCTGCTCCAATCCCGTCGACTTCCGTTCCGTCCGCCTCCACCGCCGGTGGGGGCGCCATCTTGGTCCCGACTCCGACGATCCACCTCGTCACGGCGGCCGTTCCAGCGCTTGTCCTCAAGGGGTTCAAGCACGagcttgtacaagtaagtacctgcaacTGTTATACAGCGCCGCCCCGTAACAGCAACCAATAATacgtgcttgcttgctctgCACTCGCCGTGCCCGTCATCGTATGGAGCACGGGGAGCCGAAAGACTTTTTTTCGACCGGCACCCCAAGACGCACATCGAGGCACACGTACTCGTATTCGTCGCCAACGCGCTGGCCTTGTTCTCTGGCGAGGAAGCACCGCAGCTGCACGAGTGCAGGAACGGACACGGCTTGGCACACGGCAAACGCATCAGCTTTGCATTGCGCAGGTGGGTATTCGTGCTGTAAACCACCTACGCAAGCGAGCCGCTCTGCTCTCGTTTACCTTGCCTTTTAAGCGTCagggacgtcgacgatgcgcctGCTTCACTTTTTCGCCTGCCAATCGTGAAGACGTTGGCAACGAGGCAGCGGACGCCGCATATCCATTCGCCGCCCTTCCGCCCCACGAGCACATGCAGGCAAGCCAGCCCGTTGCGCCGTGCCGTACATACCATGCGCActtct includes these proteins:
- a CDS encoding lactam utilization protein LAMB, producing MDVDSARAVPPRKGSMEKRTAATPPPWASKPVEIHCDMGEAFGNWKMGDDEAIMPHITSCSIACGFHAGDPMVMYETVKAATRHGVRIGAHPSYLDLQGFGRREMKLDALECEKMVIYQIGALKAFLDIEGVPLSHVSPHGALYGVMCRDRVTCEAVCRAARHFTGPDGAAPVPMIGAAGTLMETVCAEMGIPFIQEIIADLEYDENGDCIISRTHDAVDLDGLRARLGCALGTGMIESKEKKQMVDLKLGRAPLSLCIHSDTPDATAVAAATRRAVDGFNEETFP